From Streptomyces sp. TLI_105, the proteins below share one genomic window:
- a CDS encoding PD-(D/E)XK nuclease family protein translates to MSTSEQVPAEPRAPMSLSPSRANDFMQCPLLYRFRVIDRLPEKPSAAATRGTLVHAVLERLFDDPAAERTASRAKSMVPGQWERLLESKPELAELFAEDPDGERLAGWLGEAEGLVERWFTLEDPTRLEPAERELFVETELDSGLRLRGVIDRVDVAPSGEVRIVDYKTGKAPRPEYRDGALFQMTFYALVVWRLKKVIPRRLQLVYLGSGEVLTYDPVEADLLRVERKLLALWDAIRLATESGDWRPRPTKLCGWCDHQAVCPEFGGTPPAYPLKIVSARPPESGGSGQGRMDPAQPSS, encoded by the coding sequence ATGAGTACGAGCGAGCAGGTGCCCGCGGAGCCCCGGGCGCCCATGTCGTTGTCGCCCTCGCGGGCGAACGATTTCATGCAGTGTCCCCTGCTGTACCGGTTCCGGGTGATCGACCGGCTGCCGGAGAAGCCGAGCGCGGCGGCGACGCGGGGCACGCTGGTGCACGCGGTGCTCGAGCGGCTCTTCGACGACCCGGCGGCGGAGCGGACGGCGTCGCGGGCGAAGTCGATGGTGCCGGGGCAGTGGGAGCGTCTTCTCGAGTCGAAGCCGGAGCTGGCGGAGCTGTTCGCGGAGGATCCGGACGGGGAGCGGCTCGCGGGCTGGCTGGGCGAGGCGGAGGGGCTGGTAGAGCGGTGGTTCACGCTGGAGGACCCGACGCGTCTGGAGCCGGCCGAGCGTGAGCTGTTCGTGGAGACGGAGCTGGATTCGGGGCTGCGGCTGCGCGGGGTGATCGACCGGGTCGACGTCGCGCCCTCGGGCGAGGTGCGGATCGTCGACTACAAGACGGGGAAGGCGCCGCGGCCCGAGTACCGGGACGGCGCGCTGTTCCAGATGACCTTCTACGCGCTGGTGGTGTGGCGGCTGAAGAAGGTGATCCCGCGGCGGCTGCAGCTGGTGTACCTGGGCAGCGGGGAGGTGCTGACGTACGACCCGGTGGAGGCGGATCTGCTGCGGGTGGAGCGGAAGCTGCTGGCGCTGTGGGACGCGATCCGGCTGGCCACGGAGTCGGGCGACTGGCGGCCGCGGCCGACGAAGCTGTGCGGCTGGTGTGATCATCAGGCGGTCTGTCCCGAGTTCGGGGGGACTCCCCCGGCCTATCCCCTGAAGATCGTTTCCGCGCGCCCGCCGGAGTCGGGCGGATCGGGGCAGGGCAGAATGGACCCGGCCCAGCCGTCTTCCTGA
- a CDS encoding HAD family phosphatase: MTSTVPASLFRTNGSSALQAVFLDMDGTLVDTEGFWWDAEVEVFADLGHRLDEAWRDVVVGGPMTRSAGYLIESTGADITLEELTVLLNEKFEQRIERGVPLMPGAERLLAELARHSIPTALVSASHRRIIDRVLASLGRDRFALTVAGDEVVRTKPHPEPYLTAAQGVGADPALCAVIEDTATGVAAAEAAGCRVVAVPSVAPIAPSPGRVVVRSLEEVDVPFLRTLITGI; this comes from the coding sequence ATGACCAGTACGGTCCCCGCGTCCCTGTTCCGTACGAACGGCAGCTCCGCCCTGCAGGCGGTCTTCCTCGACATGGACGGGACCCTCGTCGACACGGAGGGGTTCTGGTGGGACGCCGAGGTCGAGGTCTTCGCCGACCTCGGGCACCGGCTGGACGAGGCCTGGCGGGACGTCGTGGTCGGCGGCCCGATGACCCGCAGCGCGGGCTACCTCATCGAGTCCACCGGCGCCGACATCACCCTCGAAGAGCTGACCGTCCTGCTCAACGAGAAGTTCGAGCAGCGCATCGAGCGGGGCGTCCCCCTCATGCCGGGGGCGGAGCGGCTGCTCGCCGAGCTGGCGCGGCACTCCATCCCGACCGCCCTGGTCTCCGCCTCGCACCGGCGGATCATCGACCGCGTCCTCGCCTCGCTCGGCCGCGACCGCTTCGCGCTCACCGTCGCCGGCGACGAGGTCGTCCGCACCAAGCCGCACCCCGAGCCGTATCTGACGGCCGCCCAGGGCGTCGGGGCCGACCCCGCGCTCTGTGCCGTCATCGAGGACACCGCGACCGGTGTGGCGGCCGCCGAGGCGGCGGGCTGCCGGGTCGTCGCGGTGCCCTCCGTCGCGCCGATCGCGCCCTCCCCGGGCCGGGTCGTGGTCCGCTCGCTGGAAGAGGTCGACGTGCCGTTCCTGCGGACCTTGATCACGGGAATTTGA
- a CDS encoding ABC transporter substrate-binding protein has translation MNRKTLVLPAVAGLLAPLLAACGGSEEGRAITVGTTDQFIVTEDAPAPLDPAYAYDTGAWNILRQTVQTLLHVPRGGGEPVPEAAQSCGFSDKASESYRCTLRSGLTFADGTPVTAEDVKFSIERVLKIKSDNGTAALLSNIDAVETQGTDGIVFHLKTPDATFPYKLSTPVAGILSKNKYAADKLRDGFDVDGSGPYTMKVERQGDKATRFVFTKNPAYKGDVTLRNDKVELRPYADASAMGAALERDDIDMMARSLSQKQIKDLTETPKDNIRVTEVPGLEIRYLGFNTKAPSVQEKAVRQAMASVVDRGALVNLVYGPTAEPLYSLIPSSITGHATPFFDEYGEPDPARAAKLLKEAGVKTPVKVTLNYTTDHYGAETAQEFEALKNQLVASELFDAKVQGAEWSTFRTAQKRGDYAVYGLGWFPDYPDPDNYIAPFLDSDNFLNTPYVNKTVREKLIPRSRRQADRNAASPVYAQIQKIVAQDVPVLPLWQGKQYVAARDDLNGVEYALNTSSDLLLWELGRGTA, from the coding sequence ATGAACCGCAAGACCCTGGTGCTGCCGGCCGTGGCCGGACTGCTCGCCCCCCTGCTCGCCGCCTGCGGCGGATCGGAGGAGGGCAGAGCGATAACCGTCGGCACCACGGACCAGTTCATCGTCACCGAGGACGCACCCGCCCCCCTCGACCCGGCCTACGCCTACGACACCGGTGCCTGGAACATCCTCCGCCAGACCGTCCAGACCCTGCTGCACGTGCCCCGCGGCGGCGGCGAGCCCGTCCCCGAGGCCGCCCAGAGCTGCGGCTTCTCCGACAAGGCCAGCGAGAGCTACCGCTGCACGCTCCGCTCCGGCCTCACCTTCGCCGACGGCACCCCCGTCACGGCCGAGGACGTCAAGTTCTCCATCGAGCGCGTCCTGAAGATCAAGTCGGACAACGGCACGGCCGCCCTCCTCTCGAACATCGACGCCGTCGAGACCCAGGGCACCGACGGGATCGTCTTCCACCTCAAGACCCCCGACGCCACCTTCCCGTACAAGCTCTCCACGCCCGTCGCCGGCATCCTCAGCAAGAACAAGTACGCCGCCGACAAGCTCCGTGACGGCTTCGACGTCGACGGCTCGGGCCCGTACACCATGAAGGTCGAGCGCCAGGGCGACAAGGCCACCCGCTTCGTCTTCACCAAGAACCCGGCGTACAAGGGCGACGTCACCCTGCGCAACGACAAGGTCGAACTGCGCCCCTACGCCGACGCGAGCGCGATGGGCGCGGCCCTGGAGCGCGACGACATCGACATGATGGCCCGCTCCCTGTCGCAGAAGCAGATCAAGGACCTCACCGAGACGCCCAAGGACAACATCCGCGTCACCGAGGTCCCCGGCCTCGAGATCCGCTACCTCGGCTTCAACACCAAGGCCCCCTCCGTCCAGGAGAAGGCCGTCCGCCAGGCCATGGCCTCCGTCGTCGACCGGGGCGCCCTCGTCAACCTCGTCTACGGCCCCACCGCCGAGCCGCTCTACTCGCTGATCCCCTCCAGCATCACCGGCCACGCCACCCCCTTCTTCGACGAGTACGGCGAGCCCGACCCCGCCCGCGCCGCCAAGCTCCTCAAGGAAGCGGGCGTCAAGACCCCGGTCAAGGTGACCCTCAACTACACCACCGACCACTACGGCGCCGAGACCGCCCAGGAGTTCGAGGCCCTCAAGAACCAGCTCGTCGCCAGCGAGCTCTTCGACGCCAAGGTCCAGGGCGCCGAGTGGTCCACCTTCCGCACGGCCCAGAAGCGCGGCGACTACGCCGTCTACGGCCTCGGCTGGTTCCCGGACTACCCGGACCCGGACAACTACATCGCGCCGTTCCTCGACAGCGACAACTTCCTCAACACCCCCTACGTGAACAAGACCGTCCGCGAGAAGCTCATCCCGCGCTCGCGCCGCCAGGCCGACCGCAACGCCGCGAGCCCCGTCTACGCGCAGATCCAGAAGATCGTCGCCCAGGACGTCCCCGTCCTGCCCCTGTGGCAGGGCAAGCAGTACGTCGCCGCCCGCGACGACCTCAACGGAGTCGAGTACGCCCTCAACACCTCCTCCGACCTGCTGCTGTGGGAACTGGGCCGCGGCACCGCCTGA
- the metH gene encoding methionine synthase gives MASLPTPSADSRNRAAALREALASRVVVADGAMGTMLQAQDPTLEDFQNLEGCNEILNVTRPDIVRSVHEAYFEVGVDCVETNTFGSNHSAAGEYEIADRIFELSEAGARIAREVADEFVAKDGRQRWVLGSIGPGTKLPSLGHIAYDVLRDGYQQNAEGLLAGGADALIVETTQDLLQTKSSLIGARRAMEALGVDVPLICSLAFETTGVMLLGSEIGAALTALEPLGIDLIGLNCSTGPAEMSEHLRYLARHSRTPLMCMPNAGLPVLTKDGAYFPLTASEMADAQENFVRDYGLSLVGGCCGSTPEHLRQVVERVQGLTPPERSPRPEPGAASLYQTVPFRQDTSYLAIGERTNANGSKKFREAMLEGRWDDCVEMARDQIREGAHMLDLCVDYVGRDGVADMQELAGRFATASTLPIVLDSTEVDVLRAGLEKLGGRAVINSVNYEDGDGPESRFAKVTRLAQEHGAALIALTIDEEGQARTAEHKVAVAERLIEDLTGNWGIHESDILIDTLTFTICTGQEESRKDGIATIEAIRELKRRHPDVQTTLGLSNISFGLNPAARILLNSVFLDECVKAGLDSAIVHASKILPIARFDEEQVTTALDLIYDRRAEGYDPLQKLMALFEGATTKSMKAGKTEELLALPLDERLKRRIVDGEKNGLEADLDEALETRPALDIVNETLLDGMKTVGELFGSGQMQLPFVLQSAEVMKTAVAYLEPHMEKSDAEGKGTIVLATVRGDVHDIGKNLVDIILSNNGYNVVNIGIKQPVSAILEAAEENRADVIGMSGLLVKSTVIMKENLEELNGRGLAAKYPVILGGAALTRAYVEQDLHEIYEGEVRYARDAFEGLRLMDALIGVKRGVPGAVLPELKQRRVAKGAGTAALQVDEPEPGGRSDVATDNPVPTPPFWGTRVVKGIPLKDYASWLDEGALFKGQWGLKQNRAGDGPAYEELVETEGRPRLRGWLERLHTENLLEAAVVHGYFPCVSKGDDLIILDEAGNERTRFSFPRQRRGRRLCLADFFRPEESGETDVVGLQVVTVGSKIGEATAKLFESDSYRDYLELHGLSVQLAEALAEYWHARVRAELGFGGEDPENVEDMFDLKYRGARFSLGYGACPDLEDRAKIAELLRPERIGVHLSEEFQLHPEQSTDAIVIHHPEAKYFNAR, from the coding sequence ATGGCCTCGTTGCCGACCCCTTCCGCTGACAGCCGGAACCGCGCCGCCGCCCTCCGCGAGGCACTCGCCAGCCGAGTCGTCGTCGCCGACGGAGCCATGGGCACCATGCTCCAGGCACAGGACCCCACCCTCGAGGACTTCCAGAACCTCGAAGGATGCAACGAGATCCTGAACGTCACGCGGCCCGACATCGTCCGTTCGGTGCACGAGGCCTACTTCGAGGTCGGCGTCGACTGCGTCGAGACGAACACGTTCGGCTCCAACCACTCGGCCGCCGGCGAGTACGAGATCGCGGACCGGATCTTCGAGCTCTCCGAGGCGGGCGCCCGGATCGCCCGCGAGGTCGCCGACGAGTTCGTCGCCAAGGACGGCCGCCAGCGCTGGGTGCTCGGCTCGATCGGCCCCGGCACCAAGCTCCCCTCGCTCGGCCACATCGCGTACGACGTGCTGCGCGACGGCTACCAGCAGAACGCCGAGGGCCTGCTGGCCGGCGGCGCCGACGCCCTGATCGTGGAGACGACCCAGGACCTGCTGCAGACCAAGTCCAGCCTCATCGGCGCGCGCCGCGCGATGGAGGCCCTGGGCGTGGACGTGCCCCTGATCTGTTCGCTCGCCTTCGAGACCACGGGCGTCATGCTCCTCGGCTCCGAGATCGGCGCCGCGCTGACCGCCCTGGAACCCCTCGGCATCGACCTCATCGGCCTGAACTGCTCGACCGGCCCCGCCGAGATGAGCGAGCACCTGCGCTACCTCGCCCGCCACTCGCGCACGCCCCTGATGTGCATGCCGAACGCCGGCCTCCCCGTCCTCACCAAGGACGGCGCGTACTTCCCGCTCACGGCCTCCGAGATGGCCGACGCGCAGGAGAACTTCGTCCGCGACTACGGCCTGTCCCTGGTCGGCGGCTGCTGCGGCTCCACCCCCGAGCACCTGCGCCAGGTCGTCGAGCGGGTCCAGGGCCTCACGCCGCCCGAGCGCTCCCCCCGCCCCGAGCCGGGCGCCGCCTCCCTCTACCAGACGGTGCCGTTCCGGCAGGACACCTCGTACCTGGCGATCGGTGAGCGGACCAACGCCAACGGGTCGAAGAAGTTCCGTGAGGCGATGCTGGAGGGCCGCTGGGACGACTGCGTGGAGATGGCCCGGGACCAGATCCGCGAGGGCGCGCACATGCTCGACCTGTGCGTGGACTACGTGGGCCGTGACGGCGTGGCGGACATGCAGGAGCTGGCGGGCCGGTTCGCGACCGCGTCGACGCTGCCGATCGTGCTGGACTCCACCGAGGTGGACGTCCTGCGGGCCGGTCTGGAGAAGCTCGGCGGCCGGGCCGTCATCAACTCGGTCAACTACGAGGACGGCGACGGACCCGAGTCCCGCTTCGCCAAGGTCACCCGACTGGCCCAGGAGCACGGCGCCGCCCTCATCGCCCTCACCATCGACGAGGAGGGCCAGGCCCGTACCGCCGAGCACAAGGTCGCCGTGGCCGAGCGCCTCATCGAGGACCTCACCGGCAACTGGGGCATCCACGAGTCGGACATCCTCATCGACACCCTGACCTTCACCATCTGCACGGGCCAGGAGGAGTCGCGCAAGGACGGCATCGCCACCATCGAGGCGATCCGTGAGCTGAAGCGCCGCCATCCGGACGTCCAGACCACGCTGGGTCTGTCGAACATCTCCTTCGGCCTCAACCCGGCCGCCCGGATCCTCCTCAACTCGGTCTTCCTCGACGAGTGCGTGAAGGCGGGCCTGGACTCGGCGATCGTCCACGCGTCGAAGATCCTGCCCATCGCCCGCTTCGACGAGGAGCAGGTCACCACCGCCCTCGACCTGATCTACGACCGGCGCGCCGAGGGCTACGACCCGCTGCAGAAGCTGATGGCCCTGTTCGAGGGCGCCACCACCAAGTCGATGAAGGCCGGCAAGACCGAGGAGCTCCTCGCCCTGCCGCTGGACGAGCGGCTCAAGCGGCGGATCGTCGACGGCGAGAAGAACGGCCTGGAGGCCGACCTCGACGAGGCCCTGGAGACCCGCCCGGCCCTCGACATCGTCAACGAGACCCTCCTCGACGGCATGAAGACGGTCGGTGAGCTGTTCGGCTCCGGCCAGATGCAGCTGCCGTTCGTGCTCCAGTCCGCCGAGGTCATGAAGACGGCGGTGGCGTACCTGGAGCCGCACATGGAGAAGTCCGACGCCGAGGGCAAGGGCACGATCGTCCTGGCCACGGTCCGGGGCGACGTCCACGACATCGGCAAGAACCTCGTCGACATCATCCTGTCCAACAACGGCTACAACGTCGTCAACATCGGCATCAAGCAGCCGGTCTCCGCGATCCTGGAAGCAGCCGAGGAGAACCGGGCGGACGTCATCGGCATGTCCGGCCTCCTGGTGAAGTCCACCGTGATCATGAAGGAGAACCTGGAGGAGCTCAACGGCCGCGGCCTGGCCGCCAAGTACCCCGTGATCCTCGGCGGCGCCGCCCTCACCCGCGCCTACGTCGAACAGGACCTCCACGAGATCTACGAGGGCGAGGTCCGCTACGCCCGCGACGCCTTCGAGGGCCTGCGCCTCATGGACGCGCTCATCGGCGTCAAGCGCGGCGTCCCCGGAGCCGTGCTCCCCGAGCTGAAGCAGCGCCGGGTGGCCAAGGGCGCCGGCACCGCCGCCCTCCAGGTCGACGAGCCGGAGCCCGGCGGCCGCTCCGACGTGGCCACCGACAACCCGGTGCCGACCCCGCCCTTCTGGGGCACCCGCGTCGTCAAGGGCATCCCGCTGAAGGACTACGCGTCCTGGCTCGACGAGGGCGCCCTCTTCAAGGGCCAGTGGGGCCTCAAGCAGAACCGGGCCGGCGACGGACCGGCGTACGAGGAGCTCGTCGAGACCGAGGGCCGGCCCCGGCTGCGCGGTTGGCTGGAGCGCCTCCACACCGAGAACCTCCTCGAGGCGGCCGTCGTCCACGGCTACTTCCCCTGCGTCTCCAAGGGCGACGACCTGATCATCCTGGACGAGGCGGGCAACGAGCGGACCCGGTTCTCCTTCCCGCGCCAGCGCCGGGGCCGCCGCCTCTGCCTCGCGGACTTCTTCCGCCCGGAGGAGTCCGGCGAGACCGACGTCGTCGGCCTCCAGGTCGTCACCGTCGGCTCGAAGATCGGCGAGGCCACGGCCAAGCTCTTCGAGTCCGACTCCTACCGCGACTACCTGGAGCTGCACGGCCTCTCCGTCCAGCTCGCCGAGGCCCTCGCCGAGTACTGGCACGCCCGCGTCCGCGCCGAGCTCGGCTTCGGCGGGGAGGACCCCGAGAACGTCGAGGACATGTTCGACCTCAAGTACCGCGGTGCGCGCTTCTCGCTGGGCTACGGCGCCTGCCCCGACCTGGAGGACCGCGCGAAGATCGCGGAACTGCTGCGCCCGGAGCGGATCGGCGTCCACCTCTCCGAGGAGTTCCAGCTCCACCCCGAGCAGTCCACCGACGCCATCGTCATCCACCACCCGGAGGCGAAGTACTTCAACGCACGGTGA
- a CDS encoding response regulator transcription factor codes for MTIRVLLVDDQPLLRTGFRMILEAEQDIAVVGEAGDGLQAQEQVRALQPDVVLMDIRMPRMDGVEATRQITGPGRDGPAKVLVLTTFDLDEYVVEALRAGASGFLLKDAPANELVQAIRVVAAGEAMLAPSITRRLLDKYSAHLPTGEEQVPDTLNTLTDREVEVLKLVARGLSNAEIAADLFVSETTVKTHVGHVLTKLRLRDRVQAAVYAYESGLVRPGAGGQ; via the coding sequence GTGACGATCCGCGTCCTGTTGGTCGACGATCAGCCGCTGCTGCGGACCGGCTTCCGGATGATCCTGGAGGCGGAGCAGGACATCGCGGTGGTGGGTGAGGCCGGGGACGGTCTGCAGGCGCAGGAGCAGGTGCGCGCGCTGCAGCCGGACGTGGTCCTGATGGACATCCGGATGCCGCGGATGGACGGGGTGGAGGCGACCCGGCAGATCACGGGTCCGGGGCGGGACGGTCCGGCGAAGGTGCTGGTCCTGACGACCTTCGATCTGGACGAGTACGTGGTGGAGGCGCTGCGGGCGGGGGCGAGCGGCTTCCTCCTGAAGGACGCTCCGGCGAACGAGCTGGTGCAGGCGATCCGCGTGGTGGCGGCGGGCGAGGCGATGCTGGCCCCGTCGATCACGCGCCGGCTGCTCGACAAGTACTCGGCGCATCTGCCGACGGGCGAGGAGCAGGTGCCGGACACGCTGAACACCTTGACCGACCGTGAGGTGGAGGTCCTGAAGCTGGTGGCGCGGGGCCTGTCGAACGCGGAGATCGCGGCGGACCTGTTCGTCAGCGAGACGACGGTGAAGACGCACGTGGGCCATGTGCTGACGAAGCTGAGGCTGCGGGACCGGGTCCAGGCCGCGGTGTACGCCTACGAGAGCGGCCTGGTGCGGCCGGGGGCCGGCGGCCAGTAG
- a CDS encoding ABC transporter substrate-binding protein produces the protein MKARNKWLTAPLAAGLSAALLSGCGTEQGVGSGGSGGGIRVGMSDEILATDPAAGYDPGSWLLFNNVFQSLLAFPKGGSEPEPEAADKCAFSGGSKVYTCTLRDGLTFSNGNKLTSEDVKFSFERALKIADPSGPAPLLATIDTIETPDERTVVFRLKVPDATFPSKIASGAGSIVDHRDYPADALRTDGKATGSGPYKLDSFSDTEAVFSANPGYKGNAKPKNGAVTLKLYRGDRAALAKAFTDGDIDVAYRGLAADDIAALENSATTADKGIEVIPGSSAEVQHLVFNMKDPVVGKLAVRKAIAHLVDREDLVEHVYQSTATPLYSIVPAGIAGHNTAFFDTYGSPDKAKAKKALRSAGITDKVKLTLWSTPSRYGPATDQELKAIAEQLNASGLFDADVKSVAYEQYEKDIAAGKYGVYVKGWVPDYPDADNFTSPFFGEGNVLGNHYENSTVTGTLLPATAAIADRAATADEFGRLQDLVAEELPVLPLWQGKQYAVAREDVTGLEWTLDASTVFRFWEIRKG, from the coding sequence GTGAAGGCACGAAACAAGTGGCTGACGGCCCCCCTCGCCGCCGGCCTGTCCGCCGCCCTCCTCAGCGGCTGCGGCACCGAACAGGGAGTCGGCTCCGGCGGCTCCGGAGGCGGCATACGCGTCGGCATGTCCGACGAGATCCTCGCCACCGATCCCGCGGCCGGCTACGACCCCGGCTCCTGGCTGCTGTTCAACAACGTCTTCCAGTCCCTCCTCGCCTTCCCGAAGGGCGGCTCCGAGCCGGAGCCCGAGGCCGCCGACAAGTGCGCGTTCTCCGGGGGCAGCAAGGTCTATACCTGCACCCTGCGCGACGGTCTCACCTTCTCCAACGGCAACAAGCTCACCTCGGAGGACGTCAAGTTCTCCTTCGAGCGGGCCCTCAAGATCGCCGACCCCTCCGGCCCGGCGCCGCTGCTCGCCACCATCGACACCATCGAGACCCCCGACGAGCGGACCGTCGTCTTCCGCCTCAAGGTCCCGGACGCCACCTTCCCCAGCAAGATCGCCTCCGGCGCGGGCTCCATCGTCGACCACCGCGACTACCCCGCCGACGCGCTCCGCACCGACGGCAAGGCCACCGGCTCCGGCCCGTACAAGCTGGACTCGTTCAGCGACACCGAGGCCGTCTTCTCCGCCAACCCGGGCTACAAGGGCAACGCCAAGCCCAAGAACGGCGCGGTCACCCTCAAGCTCTACCGCGGCGACCGCGCGGCCCTCGCCAAGGCCTTCACCGACGGCGACATCGACGTCGCCTACCGAGGCCTCGCCGCCGACGACATCGCCGCCCTCGAGAACTCCGCCACCACGGCCGACAAGGGCATCGAGGTCATCCCCGGCAGCAGCGCCGAGGTCCAGCACCTCGTCTTCAACATGAAGGACCCGGTCGTCGGCAAGCTCGCCGTCCGCAAGGCCATCGCCCACCTCGTCGACCGCGAGGACCTCGTCGAGCACGTCTACCAGTCGACGGCCACCCCGCTCTACTCGATCGTCCCGGCCGGCATCGCCGGACACAACACCGCCTTCTTCGACACCTACGGCAGCCCCGACAAGGCCAAGGCGAAGAAGGCCCTCCGCTCCGCCGGCATCACCGACAAGGTGAAGCTCACCCTCTGGTCCACGCCCAGCCGCTACGGCCCGGCCACCGACCAGGAGCTCAAGGCCATCGCCGAACAGCTCAACGCGAGCGGCCTCTTCGACGCCGACGTGAAGTCCGTCGCCTACGAGCAGTACGAGAAGGACATCGCCGCCGGCAAGTACGGCGTCTACGTCAAGGGCTGGGTCCCCGACTACCCCGACGCCGACAACTTCACCAGCCCCTTCTTCGGCGAGGGCAACGTGCTCGGCAACCACTACGAGAACAGCACCGTCACCGGGACCCTCCTCCCGGCGACCGCCGCCATCGCCGACCGCGCCGCCACCGCCGACGAGTTCGGACGCCTCCAGGACCTCGTCGCCGAGGAGCTCCCCGTCCTGCCGCTCTGGCAGGGCAAGCAGTACGCCGTCGCCCGCGAGGACGTCACCGGCCTCGAATGGACCCTCGACGCCTCGACCGTCTTCCGCTTCTGGGAGATCCGCAAGGGCTGA
- a CDS encoding site-2 protease family protein produces the protein MGRPFGVPVYVAPSWFVVAALITWVFGDQIDRVLPELGAARYLVSLFFAVAFYASVLVHELAHTLAALRFKLPVRRIQLQFFGGVSEIEKETETPGREFVLAFVGPLLSLVLAGVFYLSLYAVEPGTVPGVLLGGLMISNLIVAVFNLLPGLPLDGGRMLRAVVWKITGKPMSGTVAAAWVGRALAVLVLVGLPLLTRTGLLGNSTDDISGFETVTDALLAAILAAIIWTGAGNSLRMARLREHLPELRARALTRRAIPVEPVTPLSEALRRANEAGARALVVVDGTGEPTGIVREAAIAAVPQHRRPWVAVSTLAQDLTDGMRVPAELTGQPLLDHLRASPATEYLVVEDTGEIYGVLATTDVERAFVRAMARPSA, from the coding sequence ATGGGACGGCCCTTCGGCGTGCCCGTCTACGTCGCCCCCAGCTGGTTCGTCGTCGCCGCACTGATCACCTGGGTCTTCGGTGACCAGATCGACCGCGTCCTGCCCGAGCTCGGCGCCGCCCGCTACCTCGTCTCCCTCTTCTTCGCCGTCGCCTTCTACGCCTCGGTGCTCGTCCACGAGCTCGCCCACACCCTCGCCGCGCTCCGTTTCAAGCTCCCGGTGCGCCGCATCCAGCTCCAGTTCTTCGGCGGCGTCTCCGAGATCGAGAAGGAGACCGAGACCCCCGGCCGCGAATTCGTCCTCGCCTTCGTCGGCCCCCTGCTCTCCCTCGTCCTCGCCGGCGTGTTCTACCTCTCGCTGTACGCCGTCGAGCCCGGCACCGTCCCCGGCGTCCTCCTCGGCGGCCTGATGATCTCCAACCTGATCGTCGCCGTCTTCAACCTGCTCCCCGGCCTCCCCCTCGACGGCGGCCGCATGCTCCGCGCCGTCGTCTGGAAGATCACCGGCAAGCCCATGAGCGGCACCGTCGCCGCCGCCTGGGTCGGCCGCGCCCTCGCCGTCCTCGTCCTCGTCGGCCTGCCCCTCCTCACCCGCACCGGCCTCCTCGGCAACTCCACCGACGACATCAGCGGCTTCGAGACCGTCACCGACGCGCTCCTCGCCGCGATCCTCGCCGCCATCATCTGGACCGGCGCCGGCAACAGCCTCCGCATGGCCCGCCTCCGCGAGCACCTCCCCGAGCTCCGCGCCCGCGCCCTCACCCGCCGCGCCATCCCCGTCGAGCCCGTCACGCCCCTCTCCGAGGCCCTCCGCCGCGCCAACGAGGCCGGCGCCCGCGCCCTCGTCGTCGTCGACGGCACCGGCGAACCCACCGGCATCGTCCGCGAGGCCGCCATCGCCGCCGTGCCCCAGCACCGCCGCCCCTGGGTCGCCGTCAGCACCCTCGCCCAGGACCTCACCGACGGCATGCGGGTCCCCGCCGAGCTCACCGGCCAGCCCCTCCTCGACCACCTCCGCGCCAGCCCCGCCACCGAGTACCTCGTGGTGGAGGACACCGGCGAGATCTACGGGGTCCTCGCCACCACCGACGTCGAGCGGGCCTTCGTCCGGGCCATGGCACGACCCTCCGCGTGA